In Providencia hangzhouensis, the DNA window CATGAGGAGAATAATAATGAAAGTCATTCATTTTGGTGCAGGAAATATAGGCCGCGGTTTTATTGGTAAATTATTAGCAGACGCAAATTCACAAGTAACTTTTACTGATGTCAATCAGCCATTAATTGACCAATTAGCACATCAACAATCTTATAATGTTCATGTTGTTGGTCAGGAAAATCGTATTGAGAAAGTCCAACACATTCACGCTGTTAATAGTAATGACCCTAAAACGATAGAGTTTATTGCAACAGCAGATATGCTTACAACAGCAGTCGGGCCACAGGTGCTGGAAAAAATTGCCTCAACGATAGCTAAAGGCATTATTCATAGAAAATCGTTGGGAAATAACCAGCCGCTCAATATTATTGCATGTGAAAATATGGTAAGAGGAACTAGCCAACTAAAGCAACATGTATTGGCTCAATTGCCTGAAGAGTTGCATCAATGGGTTGAGCAGCATATTGGCTTTGTAGACTCCGCAGTTGACCGTATTGTTCCTCCGATGGATGCAGCGAATGATGACCCGCTTGACGTTACTGTCGAATCCTTTAGTGAGTGGATTGTTGACCAGACACAATTTGTTGGTGATATTCCTATTATCAATGGAATGGAATTAACGGATAACCTAATGGCATTTGTTGAACGCAAACTATTTACGTTAAATACAGGCCATGCGATGACAGCGTATTTGGGACAATTATATGGATACCAAACAATTAGTGAGTCAATTGGGGATTTGAGGATCCATACTGTTGTTAAATCGGCTATGCAAGAAAGTGGACAAGTTTTAATTCAACGTTATGGCTTTGATTCACAAATACATAATCAATACATAGATAAAATACTAAGTCGCTTTGCAAACCCATATTTAAAAGATGATGTTAGTCGAGTAGGGCGACAGCCTATGAGAAAGTTAAGTTCTAATGATCGCTTAATTAAGCCGTTGTTAGGCACATTTGAATACCAATTACCAAATGAAAATCTGATCATAGGAATTGCTGCCGCATTGCATTTCAGATGTGAAGCTGATCCTCAAGCAAATGAAATGGCAAAGTTAATTGCTGACAAAGGTATATATCAAGCGGTTGTTGAGCTTTGTGGGTTAGAGCAATATCCCGAGGTTGTTGATAGAATCTGTTCCCAATACCAGTTATTGATATTGAGTAACAAGTGATATTACGGATAATAGATTGATTAATTGAGGTTCAGTCACTTTATGGCTATCTACAGTATGATAGTAAGTAGTATAGCTATAAAGTGATAAAAGAAGCTAATATGGAAAATAAACAAAACATTGAAAATCAGATTCTTGAGCGGTTAAATCAACGGCCGGAAGTAAATTTATTTGTTCAAGAGGTCGTTCTTTTAATTTCACAAGCTATTGATAAATTAATGTTAAAAGTTTTTAGAAAGGATGATTATGCGGTAAAATATGCAGTTGAACCACTTTTAACTGGAAATGGGCCATTAGGAGAGTTATCGGTTCGTTTGAAACTTCTATTTGCATTAGGGGCGATTTCTCGTGAAACCTATGAAGATATAGAATTATTTCTTGCTTTGAATGAATCGTTATCAGCAGAAAATTTAAATATAAATTTTACAGATGATGAAATTTTAGGCAGTATTAAAATGCTTCATTGTATGGAACCTTTACCAGAAATGATGAGATTCAATCAACCAGAGGATCTTGTCGATAACCAATTAATTGAATTGCAAAAACACCGTTTTCAACAAATGATAAAATCATCGTTAGTATTATCTGTAACTGCTTTAATTACCCAAATTATAGAAACCGATGTATTTTAAAATTGTAAACTCAATTCTCTGATATTTTATTGTTTACTTATCAAAGTAAATATGTATGAAATAATGCTTTATTATCCGACTATCAATAGAATATAGAATGAATATTATTGTTGCACATGAAATCACCACTGAAGATAAAGAAGAACTACTTGCAGGGTTACGTAGTTTTAATATCCAATATTTGAATGCAGAACGTTTTAGTGAGTTAGGCGTTTATTTTAAAAATGACTCTGGTGTTATGCTTGGTGGATTACTGGCTTCTGTAAAGGCAAATTGGCTTTGTATCGATTTTTTATGGGTAAGTGAGGACGCCAGAAAAACGGGATTAGGCAGTAAATTGATGTATACCGCTGAACGAGAAGCAATAAAATCAGGGTGTATTCATAGTTTAGTAGATACATTCAGTTTTCAAGCCTTACCCTTTTATGAAAAATTAGGATATGTAAAACAAATGTCCTTGCCTGATTTCCCAGAGACAGGCATGGAAAGGCATTATCTCACTAAAACTGAATTATCATAATCATATTTACTGCATTTAATCTGCTGTAAGTTGACATTGTTGTTATCATTTAAATTTATTTTGTGCGGCTAGCATTTGATACACGAAGAGAAGATATGAAAGTTTGTATTATAGGAACATCTGGAGCAGGGAAGACGACGTTATCTGCCAAGTTATCTGATGAATTTAACACGCCCGTGTATGGTTATGATGAGATTTATTGGGATAAAACTCAGCAGGAATATATCAAAAATCCTCAACCTATTATTAACGCCTTAGTTTCAGCGATAACGTCTAAAACGGAATGGATAGTTGAAGGTGCTTACGATAGGCGTTTAATACCATTTTTTAACGATTGTACGCTGATTATTCGCTTAATTATACCTTATCGTATTTGTGTCTTTAGAATTGTAAAACGATACCTTTCATCGAAATTTACAACAATGGGGCCTAAAGAAACGCTTTTTAATATGATTGAACTGCTACGCTTTGCAAAGCAATTTGATAAGAGACTTGATGATTTCTTTGCTAAAAATCCTTTATTTGCATCTAAAGTCATCATCATAGATAACTCCGAACAATGTATTGATACGATAAAAAAACATTTAGAGCAAATAAAATAAATAGAGTTGGTTTACTACCAAGCACCTGCCTTTATAACTAATCTTTGCGATAATTTTATTTAAGATGATTAAGTTTGGGTTACTACCAACCGAGGCTTATGCGAACACAGCGTTTGTGTCTATGGTACTTCTTATTTTCTTAATGTTTAGATATTGTTTGATTGCTGATCTGAACTTACAAACTTATATAGGTCTAAAACTTAATATAAGTGTAAATATGAGGTATGACATGAGGCTGTTTATAATAGTTTTTGCAGTAATGCTTTCCGCTTGTGCATCTTCTGGGCGTGAGTTAAGTAAAGAAAATCCTAAAGATGACCCTTACGTTGATAGCACATTAAACAGTATTAAAGCTGGTCAGAATATTCAAATAGAGCGGAAAATGCGACGAGGATATTAATCTAGCAATAGAATAATTAATAATAAACTAAGAAGTCTGCCTATGAAGTGCCTTCTACTAATCGTTGGGCAACTAATTACTGGGGGGCATTTCATCGTTATAAATTTTTCTTTTTGGCGATTTAGTATTTTAAAAGCCAAGACATAGGGCCGTTGTTGACATATGAAGATACAAACCTTAGGTATCGGTTAATTCGTATGCTTTTTTTGTGTCTTGCTGTTTCGATTTGGCTTGTATTTCGCTTTATAGGGGGGATTGAGTATGAGTAGTAGACATGACTAGCTTGATGAGGTTTTTGTTTAGGTGGGAATAGCTGGGTTTAGCTTGCTGTGGTGTCCCCTGCAGGAATCGAACCTGCAACTAGCCCTTAGGAGGGGCTCGTTATATCCATTTAACTAAGGGGACTTTTGGAGTCATAATTATGACAGCGAAGGCATTTTACTGTTCAGGTCTAATTGAATCAAGTTGTTACGGGCAAATAATCTAATTTATCTTCCATAAATGTTTTTTTGACTATTTTTTACTCTAAAATAGGGTGATTATCATTTCCATAATTAAGGGAAGCGAGCATTTCTGCTTTGTACTAATTGTTCAATTTTCTTATAATAAGAATATGATTAAATGGCGTATAATTAATCCTTAAGGTAATTAAATAACTCAAAAGGATTAACATAATTCTTTTTTTAGCCTTACTATAAGCAAAACAGTTATTACAGTGGAAAGTACCGTAGTGGAACGGTGCAGGGAATGGAGAAATGTTATGAAGTTTCGCATGACGGGCGTTTTTCTGGCAGGGGTGCTAATTGCAGGTTGTGCAAGTAGCATTGATCCAGAAACACATGAGCGTTCAGACCCCTTAGAAGGGTTCAACCGAGCAATGTTTAATTTCAACTATAACGTCCTCGACCCTTATGTGTTAAGGCCAGTCGCTGTTGCTTGGAATGATTATGTCCCGATGCCTGCCCGTAATGGATTAACCAATTTTTTTGTTAACCTTGAAGAACCTGCAAGTATGTTGAATAGCTTTTTGCGGGGTGAAGTCACTCAAGGTTTCAAACATTTTAACCGCTTTTTCCTTAATACCGTCTTTGGTATGGGGGGACTCATTGATGTTGCATCAATGGCTAATCCTCAGCTAGTTAAAGAAGAACCTAAACGCTTTGGTAATACATTGGGTTATTACGATGTGGGCTATGGCCCCTATGTGGTACTGCCAGGATATGGTAGCGCAACACCGAGGGAACAAGGGGGGGACTTAGTTGATGATTTATATCCAATGCTAAGCTATCTCACATTCTGGATGTCAGCGGGTAAATGGGCACTGGAAGGAATTGAAACTCGAGCAAGGTTATTAGATTCAGATGGATTACTGAAAAACTCTTCAGACCCGTACTTAATGATGCGAGAAGCCTATTTCCAACGTAATGACTTTTTATCAAGTGGTGGTGCGTTAAAAGCAACAGAAAACCCAAATGCAGCAGCGATTGAAGACCAACTTGATTCGATAGATTAGTATATTGAATTGTTTTGGAAGGTTTATCACTCTCTTGTATACGAATGATACTAGAGAGTGATAAATAAAAAGCTAATCATTGTCTCGCTTTCCTCGTTGAGAGATGGTGTCAATTAAGGCTATTACCCCTAATACACCAATAAAACCGACAGTAAACAGTGTTCCCATAAAGCCTCCTAAGTTTTAGTCATTGTTGCCTCTTTTACATGCCTTTCGGCTTTAGCCAATAATAGAATATAGCGTGATTAATACAGTTTGATGAAAAAGCCATACATATTAGTGGATATCATCAGTATAAAATATGCTATTAGGTTGTACTTGCAAATAAGAACATTCAGAGAATGAATGGTAATCTAATGAAATATAAAGCGATTTATCTTAAAAATGCGATAGTGTGTATTTTATAAAGAAATGATGAGGTGAACCCATGTGCTTAACATTTAATTTACATATGATGCGGGTTAGGGTCAAGAAAATTTATGTTAAGTTTTGAAAATTAGTGGGATGAGATAGTTGAAGTTGAAAATAGTATCAGGGAGGGAGCTCCCTGATACTTAAAAATTCAATTAATTAAAATGTATAGTTGAAGTTTACGCCGTATAACCAAGCAGAACCTTCAGATTTGAAGCGAGTTGTTGTGCTTGGGTCACCTTCTTTTAACATTTCATTGATATTAACCTTCTTGCCATGCATATAAGCAATACCCACATCAACAGAAGTGTTTTCATTGAATGCGTAAGTTGAGCCCGCACTTAACCAGTAGCGATCTTGGTCAGGTATAGAAATTGAGCGGTACTCTGCACGAACAGGCGTTTGGTCGTAGGCGATACCGGTACGGAATGTCCAGTTGTCGTCATAGAAATAAGTGGTACCCAAAGCTAAACGCCAAGCATCTTTGAAATGCTCAGGTTTATGGAATAGCTCTTTGCCATCACTTTTTTGATAAGCGGTTAGCTCTTTAAATTCACTCCAGCCAGTATAGGCAACGCTGTAATGTAGAGCCCACTTAGGCGCAACTTTATGATATCCAGAGAATTCCCAGATATCCGGCAAATTAAGGTCCAACGTGCCTTTAACGGTTTCTCCGCCCATTGGATTAAGAGGTTTCAGCAGAGGATGTTTTGGAATGTCATTAGTATATTTGCCATTTTCAAATTTAACTTTAACTTTTGAACGGTATGTGAAGCTTAAGCGGTTGTCTTGGTTGATTTCATATAAAAGACCCGCATTCCAGCCATAGCCCCAATCATCACCTTCTAATTTAGCTGCTGTTGTGCTTGATGTCACACCGAAAGGCGCCAATTGTTTTGCACTTACTCCTAAGTGGCGAGTGATCTCGGCATCAGCATAGACTGCATTAACGCCTAAGCCGAAACTAAAATTATCATTTAACCGATAGGCGCCGCTTAGATTTAAGTTAACCGTTTTTAAATCTGTTTTTCCGCCAACAGGCCCACCAGCATAATTTTTAGGGAAATCGGTGGCTAAACCAAAGTTGGTAGTCATTGATGTACCAACCGCCCATTTATCATTGACAGGAAAGATAAAGTGAGCGTTAGGAACAAGAGCATTTGGTGCGATATTGTTCGAAGTAAATATATCGTTATCACGCCCTTTAATATCAACACTTGGATCAATATAAACAGCACCAATAGAAAGAGAAGGGCGATCAAACAACATCATGGCAGCAGGGTTTCGGCTTCCCTCACTTGCGTTGTCGCCCATCGCACCAGCCCCCGAAAACGCGCGTCCCAGTGCGGATGTAGAATATTCATTAAGCAAAAAACCAGCCGCGCCTGCGTTGGATGATACAATTGCCACTGCTATTGCTAAAGCTGATCTAGAGAACAGGTTTTTCTGGTTCATGACCAAAACCCTCTTATGTTTTATTTTGAATAAAGCGACTTCTATCGCAAGAAGCGCAGAATTGTAGGGTCCCTTGCCGCTATGACAAATCAGACCAGTTACTAGAGTATAGGTCTGACCACCTGATATGTTGCAAGCTTGTTTTGCAGTTATTGTGACTTTGTTTTCAAAAATGCGACACATTTAACAAAATGGCAACATAAACTGACGAATTGGGAGCAATAAGTATACGAATACGGGGTAAGATCAAACTTATGTTTAATTATTAGCGATATATTTTGATACACACTAGTTTTTAGCACTTTTTCAGCGTTATGATAGCAGCTTAACAGTTTGTTTATTTGGAGAGTAAGATGACTGATGCGATTAACCGTTGTAGCGCGGATGAAACCGCAGCCTGCTGCTGTGTAGATGTGGGAACAGTATTGGATAATAAAGACTGTACTGCTTCGTATCAGCATGTTTTTGCTACACAAGGTGAAGCAGAAACCATGTTGAAAACACTCACAGAGAAAGCAAAATCTGTTGAGTCAGACCCTTGTGTAATAACCCATTCTATCAAGTCTGTAGAGGGTGGAGTTGAGCTGACGGCTGAGTTTAGTTTTAGCTGTGAAGCTGAAAGCCTGATTTTTCAATTAGGCCTTCGTTAATCAAACGATTGAATTTACTCTGATTTGCCTTTTATCACTAAAACGATGGTGTGATTAACGTTCAGTGGTAAAAGGCTTCCTTTATCTTTTCACTTTCTTCTATTGCAAATCGCTGTGTTTTTACTCTAAGTTGCGTACCTGCTCGCATTTTTTATTAATACCCATTGATAATTGTGAATTTTATGTTAACAATCATTACAGGTCAGACCTCTTTGTCCGCTTAGTGAGTTAGTTAACTATAATTTTCATTTTTGCTTTTAGCAGGAGCGACCATGAATCAATATCTCCACCATGGTGAAAATACAGATAAAACAAAAGAAAGGATCGCCATTGTCAGTGGTCTACGCTTGCCTTTTGCAAAGCAATCTACGGCATATGCAGGAATTCCAGCCGTCGATTTAGGTAAAGCAGTCGTTGCTGAATTATTAGCCCGCAGTGATTTAGACAAAAACCTTATTGAGCAACTGGTATTTGGGCAAGTAGTACAAATGCCTGAAGCGCCGAATATTGCGCGGGAAATTGTTCTTGGAACAGGTATGAGTGTCTCAACAGATGCCTATAGTGTATCAAGAGCCTGTGCGACAAGTTTTCAAGCAATTGTTAACGTTGCTCAAAGTATGATGGTAGGTGATATTTCTATCGGTATTGCTGGCGGGGCCGATTCATCTTCTGTGCTTCCTATTGGCGTATCAAAAAAATTGGCCGAGACATTATTAGCATTAAGTAAAGCGAAGTCTGTTGGGCAAAAATTATCCCTGTTAACGAAATTACGCCTGAAGGATTTAGCGCCAGTCGCACCAGGCGTTGCGGAATATTCTACAGGGCTGCGTATGGGCGATACCGCAGAGCAAATGGCGAAAAGTTATCAAATTAGCCGAGCCCAGCAAGATGAACTCGCCCATCGTTCGCATATATTAGCGACAAAAGCGTGGGAAAATGGTGCTTTAAATAATGAAGTTATGACTGCGTATATGCCTCCCTTTAAGCAAGCATTTTCCCAAGATAACAATGTACGAACAAACTCAGTATTATCATCTTATGCGAAATTAAAACCTGCCTTTGACCGTAAACACGGTAGTGTTACCGCCGCAAACAGTACTCCGCTGACCGATGGCGCCGCAGCAGTGTTGATGATGACAGAATCTCGTGCGAAATCGTTGGGTTATACACCGTTAGGCTACATTCGAAGCTATGCGTTTTCAGCGATAGACGTATGGGAAGATATGCTATTAGGGCCTTCTTATGCCACACCACTCGCATTAAAACGTGCAGGGCTATCGTTGCAAGACTTATCCCTGATTGATATGCATGAGGCCTTTGCTGCGCAAACGCTCGCTAATTTACACATGTTTGGTAGCCGTAAATTCGCTCAGGAGAAACTGGGAATGGATAACGCAATTGGCGAAGTGGATATGGCTAAATTTAACGTCTTAGGCGGTTCTATCGCTTATGGGCACCCATTTGCGGCTACAGGCGCACGAATGGTGACTCAAACCCTAAATGAATTGCGCAGACGGGGTGGTGGTTTTGGTTTAACAACAGCTTGTGCTGCGGGTGGTTTAGGTGCAGCTATGATCTTAGAGGTGGAATAATGGCTCAAAATTCTGCTACAGAAGTTGCAAGAGAAACAACACAACAGGCTTTTAGCTTAGAAATTTATGGCGAAAACGTGGGGGTGATTTTCATTGATGTTCCCAATGAAAAAGTCAATACATTAAAAGCTGAGTTTGCGGAGCAATTCCTTGCGATTTTACAGCAAGCGCAGTCTACCTCTGGCCTGAAAGGGTTAGTTATTACCTCAGGGAAAAAAGATAATTTTATTGCAGGTGCGGACATTAGCATGATCGCTGGCTGTGAAAATAAAGCCCAAGCCAGTGAGTTGTCAAAAGCAGGCCATGTATTATTTGATAAAATCGATAATTACCCCTTGCCTATTATTGCTGCGATACATGGTGCGTGTTTAGGGGGTGGGCTAGAGCTTGCTTTAGCATGTCATGCACGAGTTTGTTCAAATGATAATAAAACGAAATTAGGCTTACCCGAAGTACAATTGGGATTGTTACCCGGTTCCGGAGGAACGCAGCGTTTACCTAGGTTGATCGGCATTCCACATGCATTGGATTTAATGCTGACAGGTCGTCAGTTAAAAGCCAAACAGGCGCTGAAATTAGGGTTGGTTGATGATGTGGTTCCTGAGTCTATTTTACTCGACGTTGCAGTTAAAATGGTGAAAAAAGGGGGCGTTCAGCGTCCTGCTATTCATTGGCAACAGCGCTTATTAAGCAGCAAATTACTTCGCAATAAAGTGTTCGATAGCGCCAAACAAAAAGCACTCAGCAAAACCAAAGGCCATTACCCAGCCCCTGAAAAAATTATTCATGTTGTGAAAACAGGAATGAATAAAGGGTTGCAAGCCGGTTATGCAGAAGAAGCGAAAGCCTTTGGTGAGCTTGTGATGACACCAGAGTCTGCTGCATTACGTAATTTATTTTTTGCGGTTACTGCGTTAAAAAATGAAACGGGTGCACAAGCAACACCCTTGAAGATTAATCAAGTTGGTGTGCTTGGTGGCGGGTTGATGGGGGGCGGAATTGCTTATGTCACGGCTTTTCAAGGTAAATTACCCGTTCGTATTAAAGATATTTCAGACAAAGGTGTTACCCAAGCCTTGCGCTATAGCTGGGATCTGCTGACTCAGCGAGTTATCAAGCGGCGGTTATTAGCTCGAGAGCGTGCAGCCGTTATGGCTAGAGTATCAGGCACATTAAGTTATCAAGGTCTTGAAAACGCTAATGTTATTATTGAGGCGGTATTTGAAGATTTAGCACTAAAACAAAAAATGGTTGCTGAAGTTGAAAAGATGTCGAAACAACAAGCCATTTTTGCTTCTAATACATCATCTTTACCTATTCACCAAATTGCACAGAATGCGACCCATCCTGAAAAAGTTATTGGCTTACACTATTTTAGTCCAGTGGATAAAATGCCGCTGGTTGAAGTCATCCCTCATCAACACACCGATGAAACAACGATTGCAACTGTTGTTGCTTTGGCAAAACGCCAAGGCAAAACAGCGATTGTTGTAGGGGATGATGCAGGTTTCTATGTAAATCGTATTTTAGCGCCATTCTTATGTGAAGCCGCCCGATGCCTTGTTGAAGGTGAATCAATAGAGCATATTGACCGTGCTTTAGTTGAATTTGGCTTCCCTGTCGGGCCTTTTAATCTATTAGACGAAGTCGGTATTGATGTAGGGACTAAAATTTTACCGATTTTAGTTGAGCGTTTTGGTGAGCGTTTTAAAGCCCCTGATTTACTCGATAAAGTCGTTAAAGATGACCGAAAAGGGAAGAAAAACGGCAAAGGTTTTTATGAATATGGTCATCACACAAATAAGTTGTGGTTTTGGAAAAAAGCCAATAAACGTCAAGTTGATAAAACCATTTATTCACTGATTGGCGTAGTTCCCAACAATACACTAACTAAAGCGGATATTGCACAGCGGTGCGTTATGATGATGCTTAACGAAGCTGCCCGTTGTCTTGATGAAAATATCATTAAAAGTGCGCGTGATGGGGATGTGGGGGCGGTATTTGGTATCGGTTTCCCGCCTTTCTTTGGTGGCCCATTCAGGTATATGGATAGCTTGGGGATTGCAAAAACCGTGGAAACCCTGAATAACCTCGCTGTGAAATATGGTGATAAATTCGAGCCTTGTGAATTGCTATGTAACATGGCAGAAAATAATCAAACCTTTTTTTCTGCAAATGCAGAAGATGAGGTTAACGCAACAAAACTAAGTAACGAACAATAATGGCATAGCAGGGTAGACTATTAGCCGATGGTTGTTTGATTCAATAAAACTAGTCAAGGCCTGATGCCAAATATATTCTTGGTTATCAGGCTTTTTTAAGTAAAGTTCGCATGATTAGAATAAATAATTATATTATCTTTAACTGATTGATAATAAATAGCAAACTTTAGCCCACAACATAGCCAGCTAAAGAAACATACATAAAAATCTACCCAAATCATTTTCTTTGTTGGTCATTTCATGCAGAATCACATTTCACCCCAACTGATGGTTACTTTTACAACAATTATCTTAACAACAAAAGAATAACCACCTTAATAAGGTAGGTTACTCAGATGGTGGATTATGCAAGTTTACATTATGCGTCACGGTGATGCAGCGATACAAGCGCCTAGCGATGCTGAGCGCCCATTGACTCAAAAGGGAAAAGACGACTCAGTATTAATGGCTCAATGGTTACAGAACCAAGGTATTAAGATTGATTCGGTGTTAGTAAGCCCTTATTTAAGAGCCGAACAAACTAGGCAGGTTGTGAGTCAATACCTTGATTTGCCAGCAAAGTCGGAAATTTTAGGGCAATTAACACCTGGAGGGAATGCTGAATTTGTGGCTGATCATATTCGAGACCTTGCTGTGCTAGGTGCAAATGCGATATTAGTTGTATCTCATTTACCGCTGGTTGGTTATTTAGTATCGGAGCTGTGCCCACATAAAGAACCACCTATGTTCACCACATCAACAGTTGCATGCGTAGATATTGATGTGGCTCATCAGAAAAGTCATTTCGAATGGATGTTGAGCCCATCACAATTGCTGTTTGCTAAATAATACAGAACAGTATGAGCGCTTAACGGCGAGCGCTCTCTGCAGTTTCAATAAGTAGTAATAAGGCAGCATTACCACCCCATTCTTTAGGTGCTTGGTGAAAAGCAATAATATCAGGATGTTGGGCAAGCCATAGTGGTGTTTGCTGCTTTAAAACATGCTTGCCATGGCCGTGCATAATGCAGGCACAATAGACATTTTCACGCTTACAGGCCGCAATAAGCGCGCCAATTTCTTGTTTTGCTTCCATTTGTGTTAAGCCATGTAAATCTAAAAATAGCTCGGGAACGTAGTCACCCCGACGAAGTTTCTTTAATTCATAAGGGTTGGCTTCTGGCCTTAAATAACGTGTAGGCCCTTCATTTTCAAGTTGAGGCTGGAATTCATCTGAAAAATAAAAAGAGGCGTCAACCTGTTCTTGCATGACTTTTTTATTTGATGCTTGTGTCACTTTGGCACGTACAGGTGCGTGCAGGACTTGGTCCTGACGGATTTTTTTTGCTCCATTAATGGCTTCTTTGAAAAGACGAATATCTTCATCTTCTAGACCAAATTTTTTTTTCATAATTTTAGTAATGTATTTTTGTGATTAATTTTTCTGGTTGCTAGTGTAACTCATTTTTAATGAATGGTGATAATCGTAGATTGTTCGCGTGAAGTAACATTTTTATAACCTTTTTACAGGTAAGCATTGACAAAAGGGGACTTGCTAGTCTAATTGTATATACATATCTATACTATTTATTAATACAATGATTAAAACTGAATTCAATAACAATAGGAAAAACGATGGTATTCAAAACACACTCACAAGATATCGTTTGGCGTAATGGCCGTATTGCCACTATGGACCCAGAACTATCGGTCCCTTATGGACTTGTTGAACACCATGATTTAGTTGTCCGTGATAATAAAATAGTTGCAATTGTTCCTTCTCGGGAAGTTGAATTAAATGACTGCCAGGTTATTGATGTCAAAGGTAAATTAATA includes these proteins:
- the sixA gene encoding phosphohistidine phosphatase SixA — protein: MQVYIMRHGDAAIQAPSDAERPLTQKGKDDSVLMAQWLQNQGIKIDSVLVSPYLRAEQTRQVVSQYLDLPAKSEILGQLTPGGNAEFVADHIRDLAVLGANAILVVSHLPLVGYLVSELCPHKEPPMFTTSTVACVDIDVAHQKSHFEWMLSPSQLLFAK
- the fadJ gene encoding fatty acid oxidation complex subunit alpha FadJ, which produces MAQNSATEVARETTQQAFSLEIYGENVGVIFIDVPNEKVNTLKAEFAEQFLAILQQAQSTSGLKGLVITSGKKDNFIAGADISMIAGCENKAQASELSKAGHVLFDKIDNYPLPIIAAIHGACLGGGLELALACHARVCSNDNKTKLGLPEVQLGLLPGSGGTQRLPRLIGIPHALDLMLTGRQLKAKQALKLGLVDDVVPESILLDVAVKMVKKGGVQRPAIHWQQRLLSSKLLRNKVFDSAKQKALSKTKGHYPAPEKIIHVVKTGMNKGLQAGYAEEAKAFGELVMTPESAALRNLFFAVTALKNETGAQATPLKINQVGVLGGGLMGGGIAYVTAFQGKLPVRIKDISDKGVTQALRYSWDLLTQRVIKRRLLARERAAVMARVSGTLSYQGLENANVIIEAVFEDLALKQKMVAEVEKMSKQQAIFASNTSSLPIHQIAQNATHPEKVIGLHYFSPVDKMPLVEVIPHQHTDETTIATVVALAKRQGKTAIVVGDDAGFYVNRILAPFLCEAARCLVEGESIEHIDRALVEFGFPVGPFNLLDEVGIDVGTKILPILVERFGERFKAPDLLDKVVKDDRKGKKNGKGFYEYGHHTNKLWFWKKANKRQVDKTIYSLIGVVPNNTLTKADIAQRCVMMMLNEAARCLDENIIKSARDGDVGAVFGIGFPPFFGGPFRYMDSLGIAKTVETLNNLAVKYGDKFEPCELLCNMAENNQTFFSANAEDEVNATKLSNEQ
- the smrB gene encoding endonuclease SmrB → MKKKFGLEDEDIRLFKEAINGAKKIRQDQVLHAPVRAKVTQASNKKVMQEQVDASFYFSDEFQPQLENEGPTRYLRPEANPYELKKLRRGDYVPELFLDLHGLTQMEAKQEIGALIAACKRENVYCACIMHGHGKHVLKQQTPLWLAQHPDIIAFHQAPKEWGGNAALLLLIETAESARR